Below is a window of bacterium HR17 DNA.
CAAGACAAGGCAACTGATGGCGAGGGCAAATCGGTTGTGCCACTCCACGATGTATTCCAAGACCTGCTCGCGGGGCACTTGCCACTTTTGCAACATGCGAATTTGCGCCGTTAGCGCGGGCAGGCTGAGCCGATTGGGGGCGAATTGTTTGGTGCCGCTGGCAAAGGCAGCTGGTGGACGCAAAGGTACGGGACGCGAAAGGCGCGCAAAATACTCCCGCATCACGGGTTTGTCAGGGGGCGCAATGACTTGAATAAACCCCTCGTGGAATTCCAATTGACCGTCTTCCCAACGAGCGTAGGAGGCTTCCACATACACCCGCTGTCCACGCTCAAAGCGTTCTAGCAGCCACACACCTTCCAGCGTCTTGGTGCGGGGGTTAAATTGGCGGGCGCCTAAAAGGATACGGGGGGCGTCCGTCGGTTCGGCGATGAGGATTCCCCGCGCCACGCCGTTGCCGCCTTCGCGATAACGCCAGAGCAATGCATCCGCAGCACCATAAGTGGGCGGGACGACAAAGGCGTTCAGCCACAGGGAAAGGGCGCAAAGGGCACCCGACAGTGTCGCGACAGGTAACAGCAAGCGCCGAAAACTGATGCCTGCTGCCAACAGGGCAACGATCTCCAAGTCGTGGCTCATACGCCCGATGGTCATGACGACGGCGAGCAGCGTCGCCATCGGTAAACTAAGGGCAACGAGGTTAGGCAATGCCAACAAAAACCAGCGCGCGGCATCGGTTACAGGGGCTTTGAGCACGAAAAGCAACTCAATGCCTTTTCCTAAGACTTCACCCGCCATCAAAAAACCGGCGAACACAGCCAATCCGGTCAGCCATGCGTTGGTCAACTCCCGCATCAGGTAGCGGTCTAAGAGCGTCAAACCCTTCACCTGCCTCGTTGTGGGCTCATAGCGGCGCGGATAAACTCTTTTGCCGAGCGTTGGCTAAAGCTCAAAACTTTCGCCCAAGTAATAGCGGCGGGCGACTGGGTCGTTGACGATGACCTGCGGCGTTCCGTGTGTGCGGATGACACCTTCCGAGATGATGTAACTGCGGTCAGTAATTTTGAGCGTCTCACGGACATTGTGGTCGGTGATGAGAATGCCGATACCTCGTTGTCTAAGTTGCGTGACGATGCGCTGTAAATCGTCCACTGCGATCGGGTCAACACCTGTGAAGGGTTCGTCCAACAGCAAAAATTTAGGGTTGGTCGCTAAGGCGCGGGCGATTTCCACGCGGCGCCGTTCTCCGCCTGAAAGTTCTTGCCCCAAGTGCTTGCGCACGCGCGTTAAATTCAATTCGTCCATGAGATGTTCAGCAATTTCGCGCTGCTGTCGTGGCGACAGTCCCTGCATTTCCAGCACTAAAAGGATGTTTTCTTCCACGGTCAGTTTGCGAAAGACAGAGGGTTCCTGAGGCAAGTAACTGATACCCAACCGGGCGCGACGATACATTGGTAATCGCGTGATGTCGCGGTCGCCGAGCAGGACGCGTCCGTCATCGGGGGTGACGAACCCGATAAGCATGTAAAAGGTCGTGGTCTTCCCCGCACCGTTGGGACCGAGCAAGCCGACGACCTCTCCTCGCCGCACTTGAATCGTGACGCCGTTGACCACCCATCGGTGCCGATAGCGCTTTTTTAAGTCGCGTCCTTCTAACACATCGGCGTCCAGCGCCATGCTGGGTCACTCCTTTGCGGTGTCGCTGGACGGCTTAGACCGCCATTGCAAACGGGGGTTGGCTAAGTGCAAGCGTTGCAAGGCTGTATCGCCTGTAAATCCGTCGGCGACACCCCAAACCCGTTCGCCGTCCAAACGCACTGTGCCGCCACCTTTTAGGCGGTCTGTCCGCCAATTCCACTTCAGTTGCGGCACACGCATTCTCAACCGGGCTTGCACGCCGATAATGGTAACACCGTCGGTCATGCGCATCGTGTGTTCTGTAAAGTCAACGATGATGCGAGGGGCGGCAAAAACGGTAACGACTGCGCCGCGGCGCTCCACTTGGCATGCACTGTCGCGAGTGTCGGCAACACGGGAGCGCGCATCGTAGCGCCCCGTGCGAAACCACAAGGTCCAGCGCTCGTGACGGTCGGGTATTTCAACGACCAACTGCCCTCGCAAGATTTGCACTTCATCGGAACGCCCCCCTTCCTTTATCGGTGTGGGGGCAGGCGTTGCCGTTAGCGTGACCGCCATCCGCCACACTATCACGAGTAGGAGTAGCAACCCCAAAACGCTGAGCAGCGTCGCCCATGGACGAAACAAACAAAATCACCCGACCTCGCGGCAGTTTTTAAAAGCCGCCGCGGTGTGGCATGAACTGCGTGGCTAAAGCAAGGTATGCAACGCGTGTCGTTCCGCGAACACTCAACGCTGCGTGCAGCGCATCACAGTTACGCTTTCGCGTTGTCAACGGCACCGTTATAATTGTGCATCGGATAACGGCTGGGGCGTGGTGCAGCTGGTAGCACGCGGGACTCTGGATCCCGAGGTCCCTGGTTCGAAGCCAGGCGCCCCAGCCATTCAACGGCGTCGGGGATCATCGCAGGGGAGTTAGCGGTCGGAGGGGTTGGGGAGCCTGGTACCCCGCCGGACTTGAAATCCGGGCGCCCGTCAAGGGTTCGCGGGTTCAAATCCCGCCCCCTCCGCCACGCGTGCCTGCAAGGGGTGCCGGCTGCCATAATCAAGGGGCGCGACACAAATAATTCGGCGAGGGCAACGGGTGGCTTAGTGTCATGAGCGACAAGCAAGGGCAATTGCACCGTGTTCGGTTGCGTATCTTAGAATGTCGGCGTCACTTACGGAACTTGGAGCAACGATTGGCAGCCAACCCCCGCGACCGCTTTGCGCGCCGCGAGTGGGAGAGGACACGGGAGTTGCTGGCGAAGTTGGAGGACACAGAACGGCAACTCTCCGGTCAACCTGCCGCAATTGGGGGCGACAGCGATGCAGCAACTCCGTCCGAAAGCGAGAGTGCTGGTGGCGGATGACGACCCCGCTATCGTGGAGTTGGTGCGGTTGAATCTGGAAGTGCGGGGCTACGAAGTGCTGACTGCCGACAACGGTGCCGACGCTATTCGCATGGCGATGACGGAGAAGCCTAACCTTCTCATCGTGGATGTCTTGATGCCCGAAGTGGATGGCTATGAAGTCATTCGGGTGTTGAAAGAATCGCCAGAAACCGCCCACATTCCCATCATCGTCCTGACAGCCTACGCATCGGATGTGGGAGCGATGGTATCGTGGATGCAAGGCGCTGACAGTTACTTGGCAAAGCCCTTCAACCCTGACGAATTGTTGGTCGTCGTGGAACGCGTCTTAGCGTCGGAGCGGTCTACCGAGGCGAATTGACATGGTGCTGTGGGAGCATCCGATTGAGCGCTACTTGGCATTGGTGAGCCTCTCGGTCATCGCGGTGAGCCTTTCGGCGATCGCGGTCAAGCGGTGGACGGAACCACCGTTGGTGTTACAAACACTACCATCCTCTGCCGACGCTGAACGCCCACTGCCTCGGTTAAAAGTGCACGTCAAAGGGGCTGTCGCCAAGCCCGGGGTCATCGCGTTGCCTTTGGGCAGCCGCGTGGAAGACGCCGTCAAGTTAGCCCAAGTGCGTCCCGACGCCGACTTACAGGCTCTTAACCTCGCCGCGTTCTTGGAAGACGGGCAGGAAGTTATCGTGCCCAGTCGTCAAAGAGAGGGTGCAACGGTGTCCCCAACCGGCACATTAGCCCTTACCCCGCTGCGTTCCTCGCTTGCCGACAAAGCGACGCCCGCCGGCAAAAAATCGGTGCCTCCCTCTGTCGTCCATTTGAACACGGCGACGGAATCGGATCTGATACAGTTGCCGGGCATCGGTCCGGCGTTAGCCAAGCGCATCCTTGACTACCGCCGCCAAATCGGCGGTTTCAAAAGCATTGAACAACTGCTGGAGGTCAAAGGCATTGGTCCCAAGAAACTGGAGCAGTTGCGCCCTTATGTGCGGCTGTAGGAACGCCGTTAGACGCGAGGGCGTAGGGCTCAGTGCGCTACACCCTACCGATACAGGTTTGCCCGGTCAAGGAGGTGAAGAGGGTTGCGTTCATTGAAGGTCGCGGTCGTCGGCATCGGTGCGGTCGGCAAGGAAATGGTGCGGTGCTTGTGGCGATCTAAATTGCCCCTCGCCGATGAGCCGTTGGTCTTGGCGCGAACTGCCCGCACAGTGGACATTGATGGCAAGACAGTGCAGGTGCACGAATGCACTCCCGCTGCTTTCAAGGGCATGGATATCGTGTTTTTTGCGGGCACGGAAGGCGAAAAGGGTGCCGCCAAGCAGTTCGCCCGCGTCGCTCTTGAAGCAGGGGCGGTCGTCATTGACAACGGCTCGGATTTTCGGCTGGTGGAAGGCGTCCCGTTGGTTGTGCCCGAAGTGAACTCCGACGATTTGGAGGTCGTGCGGGGCAATGGGACGGTTGTGCTGCCCGGCGTCGGTGAAGTCCCGCAGCGCTACATTGCCAGCCCCAACTGCTCCACCATTCAAATGGTCGTCGCGTTGAAGCCCCTGCACGACGCGGCGCGGTTGCGCCGCGTCATCGTCAGCACTTACCAAGCCGTTTCGGGAGCGGGCAGCGCCGCAATGGAGGAATTGGAGACACAAACGCACCGCGTGTTGCACGGCATGGACGCCGGCGAGTGCAAAGTCCATCCGCGTCAAATCGCCTTCAATGTGCTGGCAGGCGCCAACTGGCGGTTTGAAGAGGAAGGCTATACCAACGAGGAATGGAAACTGGTGCGTGAAACGCGCAAGATTCTGCACGCGCCGCATTTGCCCGTGACTGCCACTTGCGTGCGCGTGCCCGTCTTTATCGGGCATGCGGAAGCCATTTATGTAGAAGTGGAGAGCCCGCTTTCAGCCGCTGAAGTGCGGACAATTTTGCACGGTGCAAAGGGCGTCGTTGTAGTGGACGAGCCGATGGAATTGTCGGACGGTAGCGCTTACCGCACCTATCCGACACCGTTGGATGCAGCAGGGAAAGACGCCGTCTATGTCGGGCGCATTCGCTCGGACCCGTTCAATCCCCACGGGGTATGGCTGTGGGTCGTCGCTGACAACTTGCGCAAGGGTGCGGCGCTGAACACCGTGCAAATCGCGGAGACTTTGGTGGAACGCGGTCTGGTCGGCTAAACGCCCCCGCACAGACCCAACGCCGCTCACCAATCGCCCCAGAACCGCCGAAAATCAGACGACCGTCCATCTCCAGAGGGGACGGCAGTTTGGTGTGACCTTACAGTGATCGGCGATGCTAAAGTTATGCGTAGGGACACGCTGACCGCTTAGGAGGCGACGGACGATGCCAGTCAATGCATTCACGGTGCGGGTCGGCGGCGACACGCTGGAGGGCGGGATTATCCGCACGGGTGAATTTATTGCCCACGCCCTCGCCCGGTGTGGCTTGGAAATTTTCACCTTCCGCACCTACCCTGCGGAAATCAAAGGCGGGCAGGCGATGATCCAAGTCCGCGCCGCTGAGCACCCCATCTATTCGCACGGAGACGAAGCGGACATCTTGATTTGCTTTGATGAAGAGGCGTGGGAGCGTCACCGTTACGAGTTCAACCCTGACGGCGTCCTGATTTACGACACCAAATTTGAGCCGAAGGGCGTTCCGGGCACGGCGACGGCTTACGGGTTGCCCTTCAGTGACATTGCCAAGACGCGGCTGCGCAACCCGATGGCGAAAAACATGGTCATCTTGGGCGCCTTTGCGGCGTGGTTCGGTGTGCCTCAAGAGGTTTTTGAGCAACTCATTCGCGACTACTGGGGACGGCGCGGCGAAAAAGTCGTCATGAGCAACATCACCGCTCTGCATACAGGTTACGAGGAAGCCCAAAAGGTGCCCAAGCGCGACGCGTTCCGCGTGGAGCCCCGTCCGATGCGCGACCGGCTGATTTTGTCGGGCAACGAAGCCATCTGTTTGGGTGCTGTCGCCGCCGGTTGCAAGGTGTTCGCCGGTTACCCCATTACGCCTGCCAGCGACATCTTGGAGTGGATGATGGCTCATCTACCCCATTTCGGTGGGACAGCGTTGCAGGTGGAGGACGAAATCGCCGCCATCGGCGCCGTCTTGGGGGCGTCCTTTGCGGGGGCGAAGGCGATGACGGCGACTTCAGGTCCAGGCTTTTCCCTGATGACGGAGTTTCTGGGGCACGCTGCCATGGCAGAAATTCCGTGCGTCATCTTGGACAACCAGCGCGCCGGTCCCAGCACGGGCATGCCGACGAAGACCGAACAAAGCGACCTGTATCAAGCCGTTTACGGTGGACACGGCGATGTGCCCCGCATCGTTTTGGCACCCAGCACCGTGCAAGGTTGCTTCTATGTAACGGTGCACGCTTTCAACTTGGCGGAACTGTGCCAGTTGCCGGTCATCATTTTGGGTGATCAAGCCTTAGCCCACCGCACCGAAACCATCGCCCCCCTTGACCTTGAAAAAATCATCGTGCTGGACAGAGAAGTTTACGACCCCCTCATTCATAACACGAACGGCGATGACGGCTACAAACGCTACAAACTCACGGAGACAGGGGTTTCACCCATGTCCATTCCCGGACGCCCCGGCACTTACACGGTAGAGGGGTTAGAACATGACGAATACGGGCACCCCAACTGGGACCCGACCAACCACATGACGATGACCGAAAAGCGCTTCCGCAAGCTGCAACTGGCGTTGCATTACGACGAGTATTACCCTGGCTTTCAGGGTTACCGCTGGTATGGTCCGCTCCATGCGGATGTCGGTGTAATTGCGTGGGGGTCAACGGCGGGCGCGGTGCGGGAAGCCATTGATCGGTTGCAGCAGGAAGGCATTTCCGTCGCGGCGCTGCACATCAGCATGCTGTATCCGCTCCATCGCGAGGTCGTGCGCCGCTTTATCAAGAACATGAACCGTGTGTTGTTGCCCGAACTCAATTACACCGGACAGTTCGCCCATCTCATCCGGGGCGAAACCGGATTGGATGTGGTCTCCTACGCGAAGGTGACCGGTGTCCCGTTCAAAGTGCGGGAAATCATGGACGCAATCAGGGACTTGCTGCGTGAACCGGTGCCATTTTGAAAACTAACGGCGTTTGTGCCGATAAATTTTGCCGACGGAGGCGACCGACAATGGCTGTTGACGCCCAGACGCGGGAACGCTACAAGTCCGAGGTCAAGCCGATCTGGTGCCCTGGATGTGGCGACTTCGGTGTCTTGACGGCGACCTTCATGGCTTTGGGGATGCTGAAGTTGGACCCCGAGCAAGTCGTCATCGTTTCGGGCATCGGCTGTTCCGGGCGTTTTCCCGCCTTCACGACCTGTTACGGCTTCCACAGTTTACACGGGCGGACGATGCCTGTCGCGTTGGGGGTGAAGGCGGCGAACCCGGACTTGACCGTTGTGGCGGTGGGCGGTGACGGCGACACTTTGGCGATTGGCGGCAACCACTTCATGCACGCCTGCCGGCGCAACATTAACCTTGCCTACTTGCTGTTGGACAACAACCTATATGCCTTGACAAAGGGGCAAGCGTCGCCGACAACCTTGCCGATGCAAGCGACGGATTCCACGCCCTACGGGAGTTACGAATCGGATGTAGAGCCGTGCACTTTGGCGATTGTGCTGGGGGCGACTTTTGTCGCCCGTGAGTTTTCCGCGCGGGCCAAAAAGTTGGCAGAGGTCATCGCCCAAGCCATTGAACATCCGGGGTTTGCTCTCGTGCACATTCTCAGCCCCTGTGTGACGTTCTTTGACACTTACGATTTTTACAAGCAGAAGGTCGCCGACTTGCCTGCAGACTATGACCCGACGGACATGCAACAAGCCATCCGTTACGCTTCCGACCCAGAACGCAAATGGGTCGGCGTGCTATATCGCACCCAACGCCCGACCTTTGAAGAGCATATCCGCGAAATCCGCCAAAAAGCGATGGAGCGTGCCGGGCATCTAACGCTTCGCCAAATGGTGGAACAGCGGCGCGTTTGAGACGACACCGCCCCAATGAAAGGGTCGGGGCGAACCAAAATGCGCCCCGACCCTCTCATGCGCTTACTCTGCACTTACACCAGCGACGCTATGAGGTCGCCGACCTGCGATGTTGTCAACCCCATTTGCCCCGCTTCCAACGAACGAATTTTACCCGTTTGTAGGGCGGCGACGACGGCGTTTTCAATACGGCGGGCGACTTGCCCAGCGCCCAGATGCTCCATCATCAACGCCGCCGTCAAAATTGCCGCCAATGGGCATGCCCACCCTTTACCAGCAATCGTCGGCGCCGACCCGTGTACGGGTTCAAAGAGCGACACCTTACCCGGATGAATGTTGCCTGATGCGGCGATACCGATGCCCCCAGCGATCGCGGCTCCCAAATCTGTCAGGATGTCGCCGAACAAGTTGGTCGTGACGACGACCTGAAAGCGTTCGGGATGTAAGACGAACTCCATCGCCGCTGCGTCCACATAAAGCGTTTCCGTTTGCACATCGGGAAACTGCCCGGCAATTTCAGCGAAAACCCGTCGCCACAGACCGTGCCCGACAGTCATGACATTGGCTTTGTCCACCAAGGTCACTTTGGCAGGTTTGCCCCGTTCAGCAGCGCGCCGGCGGGCAAGGTCAAAAGCGTAGCGGATAACGCGTTCGGTGCCCTTGCGGGTGTAGATGGCAGGTTGCCACGCGACTTCATCAGGCGTGCCCTGCCGAAAACTCGTCCCGTCCAGCGCGTAAACATCTTCGGTGTTCTCCCGCACGACGACAAAATCAATGTCGTCGGGCGTTTTGCCCTGTAAAGGCGTCGGCACGCCGGCATACAACCGCACCGGACGCAAGTTGACGAACAAGTCCAAGGCAAATCGCAGTTTGAGCAAAACGCCCCGCTCTAACACGCCCGGCGGGACATCGGGGTGACCGACGGCGCCGAAATAGATGGCGTCAAACTGCCGCAGTTCGTCCAACACGCTGTCAGGCAGTGTTTCGCCCGTGCGCAAGTAACGGTCGCCGCCGAGGTCAAAATACACCGTCTCATAGCGCATGCCTTCCGCCTGACAGGCGGCGTCCAGCACCTTCAGCCCTTCCCGCACGACCTCAGGTCCTATGCCATCGCCAGGAATGACTGCGATGCGCAACGGTGTCATTCGGCATCCCCCTTCATGGCTGCGAATTTGCATCGGTGCCCATTTTGACGGCAGTCGCAAAAGGTGCTTTGCGTCGCTTTTGCTGTTTGCCAGGGCGCAGCCTGTTTCCCTCTGCCAGCCGCTCGCGCACCCGCACTAAACTTTGAAGCGGCAGCAACGCTCAGCGCTAACGAGGTGACGGAATATGACGACGCCCCGGGAACGCATGGTCATCTTAGTGCTCATCACGCTGGGGTTGATCGTGCTGCTGTGGTCTTTTTCTGAAACCTATCGGCAAAACATGGGCGAGACGCTAATCGTGACAGTCGGTGAGTTTCACGCCCACGACGCACCGATTGTCACGATAGCCCTTTCGCCCGACGGACGGTTGTTGGCGACGGCTGCAAAAGACAACACCGTCAAACTGTGGCGGTTACCCAACCGTCAGTTGCTGCACACCTTGAAAGGGCACACCCGCACCATCACTTGTCTCGCCTTCACACCTGACAGCCAGCATTTGATTTCGGGCGGCGCCGATATGACTGTGCGGATGTGGCAGGTGGCGACGGGTAAATTGGAACGCCTTTGGGACGCTGACCACACCACCGATTGGCACACGGGTTGGATTCAAGCCGTTGCCGTTTCGCCTGACGGCAAAGTGTTGGCGACGGGTAGCCGCGACACGACCGTCAAACTGTGGGATTTGGCGACAGGACAACTGCGCCGCACCCTTTGGGGGCACGAGGACACCGTCACTGCCTTAGCCTTTTCGCCCCAAGAAACGCGCTTGTTAGCCTCTGGCAGCACCGACGGCACCGTGTGGGTGTGGGATATTGATAAGGGAGAGCCTGTCGTGAAGCACCCGCCCTTGGGCTACAACCCGCTCTGTCTTGCATGGACGCCTGACGGGCGCGCCTTAGCCGTCGGCGGTTACACTGGTATGGGCGTTCGCGTGATTGACTGGCAGACAGGTAAACAAATTGCGTGGTGCAGCGGCATGGAAGGTAATGTTTGGGCGATAGCGTTCAGCCGTGATGGGCAGTTGATAGCCGCCGGTTGCGGCGATAACGCCGTTTGGATTTTTGAAACCCGCACGGGCAAACGCCTCCGCACGATCCGCGAGAATGTCGGGCGCCAAGCCGGCAGTGATTACTGGAACGATGTGCGGGGCGTCGCGTTTTTGCCTGATAACACCCTGGTCGCAGCGATGGAAGACGGTAATGTCCGCATGTGGCGGCTGACGGGCATCCGCATCCACATCCCTACCCCGCAACTGCCGTCGTTGCCCGATGAGCACGGGCATGGACATTAAATCGCTCCTCTAACGGGTGATCGGGATGGACTGGGTCACCGTAGATGGCAGTTACGGCGAAGGGGGCGGACAGATTTTGCGCAGCAGTTTGGCGTTGGCTGCCGTCACGGGCAAACCCGTCCGCATCGTCAACATCCGCGCCAAACGCAAAAACCCCGGGCTGCGCCCCCAGCACTTGACCGCCGTGCAGGCGGCAGCCGCTATCTGCCAAGCGCAAGTGGAGGGCGATGTCATTGGCAGCACCGAACTGCGGTTCATCCCGACCCAGTTGCGCGGCGGTGCGTTTTTGATGGATGTTTCCGCCTATCAACCCAGCGCCGGTTCGGGCACTTTGGTGCTGCAAACGGTATTGCCTGCCCTGCTCTTTGCGCCTGCTCCTTCGTCGGTGCGCATCGTCCGCTGCGGCACGCATGTCCCATTCAGCCCCTCCGCTCATTACCTTGCCTCGGTGTTTTTGCCCACCATCCGTCGCATGGGCGCCGAAGTGAGTTTCCAGTTGGTCAAAGCCGGTTGGTTTCCCGCAGGCGGGGGCGAATTGAATGCCCGTATCACGCCCCTTGCCACCCCATTGCAACCGCTCTCTTGGACAGAACGCGGGGCGTTACAGCGCATCGTTGTCGTCAGCGTGTTGTCCAACTTGCCCCGCTCCATT
It encodes the following:
- the lptB_2 gene encoding Lipopolysaccharide export system ATP-binding protein LptB, translating into MALDADVLEGRDLKKRYRHRWVVNGVTIQVRRGEVVGLLGPNGAGKTTTFYMLIGFVTPDDGRVLLGDRDITRLPMYRRARLGISYLPQEPSVFRKLTVEENILLVLEMQGLSPRQQREIAEHLMDELNLTRVRKHLGQELSGGERRRVEIARALATNPKFLLLDEPFTGVDPIAVDDLQRIVTQLRQRGIGILITDHNVRETLKITDRSYIISEGVIRTHGTPQVIVNDPVARRYYLGESFEL
- the korA_2 gene encoding 2-oxoglutarate oxidoreductase subunit KorA, producing the protein MPVNAFTVRVGGDTLEGGIIRTGEFIAHALARCGLEIFTFRTYPAEIKGGQAMIQVRAAEHPIYSHGDEADILICFDEEAWERHRYEFNPDGVLIYDTKFEPKGVPGTATAYGLPFSDIAKTRLRNPMAKNMVILGAFAAWFGVPQEVFEQLIRDYWGRRGEKVVMSNITALHTGYEEAQKVPKRDAFRVEPRPMRDRLILSGNEAICLGAVAAGCKVFAGYPITPASDILEWMMAHLPHFGGTALQVEDEIAAIGAVLGASFAGAKAMTATSGPGFSLMTEFLGHAAMAEIPCVILDNQRAGPSTGMPTKTEQSDLYQAVYGGHGDVPRIVLAPSTVQGCFYVTVHAFNLAELCQLPVIILGDQALAHRTETIAPLDLEKIIVLDREVYDPLIHNTNGDDGYKRYKLTETGVSPMSIPGRPGTYTVEGLEHDEYGHPNWDPTNHMTMTEKRFRKLQLALHYDEYYPGFQGYRWYGPLHADVGVIAWGSTAGAVREAIDRLQQEGISVAALHISMLYPLHREVVRRFIKNMNRVLLPELNYTGQFAHLIRGETGLDVVSYAKVTGVPFKVREIMDAIRDLLREPVPF
- the korB_2 gene encoding 2-oxoglutarate oxidoreductase subunit KorB; translation: MAVDAQTRERYKSEVKPIWCPGCGDFGVLTATFMALGMLKLDPEQVVIVSGIGCSGRFPAFTTCYGFHSLHGRTMPVALGVKAANPDLTVVAVGGDGDTLAIGGNHFMHACRRNINLAYLLLDNNLYALTKGQASPTTLPMQATDSTPYGSYESDVEPCTLAIVLGATFVAREFSARAKKLAEVIAQAIEHPGFALVHILSPCVTFFDTYDFYKQKVADLPADYDPTDMQQAIRYASDPERKWVGVLYRTQRPTFEEHIREIRQKAMERAGHLTLRQMVEQRRV
- the phoP_5 gene encoding Alkaline phosphatase synthesis transcriptional regulatory protein PhoP → MQQLRPKARVLVADDDPAIVELVRLNLEVRGYEVLTADNGADAIRMAMTEKPNLLIVDVLMPEVDGYEVIRVLKESPETAHIPIIVLTAYASDVGAMVSWMQGADSYLAKPFNPDELLVVVERVLASERSTEAN
- the comEA_2 gene encoding ComE operon protein 1, translated to MVLWEHPIERYLALVSLSVIAVSLSAIAVKRWTEPPLVLQTLPSSADAERPLPRLKVHVKGAVAKPGVIALPLGSRVEDAVKLAQVRPDADLQALNLAAFLEDGQEVIVPSRQREGATVSPTGTLALTPLRSSLADKATPAGKKSVPPSVVHLNTATESDLIQLPGIGPALAKRILDYRRQIGGFKSIEQLLEVKGIGPKKLEQLRPYVRL
- the leuB gene encoding 3-isopropylmalate dehydrogenase, which codes for MTPLRIAVIPGDGIGPEVVREGLKVLDAACQAEGMRYETVYFDLGGDRYLRTGETLPDSVLDELRQFDAIYFGAVGHPDVPPGVLERGVLLKLRFALDLFVNLRPVRLYAGVPTPLQGKTPDDIDFVVVRENTEDVYALDGTSFRQGTPDEVAWQPAIYTRKGTERVIRYAFDLARRRAAERGKPAKVTLVDKANVMTVGHGLWRRVFAEIAGQFPDVQTETLYVDAAAMEFVLHPERFQVVVTTNLFGDILTDLGAAIAGGIGIAASGNIHPGKVSLFEPVHGSAPTIAGKGWACPLAAILTAALMMEHLGAGQVARRIENAVVAALQTGKIRSLEAGQMGLTTSQVGDLIASLV
- the asd gene encoding Aspartate-semialdehyde dehydrogenase, which codes for MRSLKVAVVGIGAVGKEMVRCLWRSKLPLADEPLVLARTARTVDIDGKTVQVHECTPAAFKGMDIVFFAGTEGEKGAAKQFARVALEAGAVVIDNGSDFRLVEGVPLVVPEVNSDDLEVVRGNGTVVLPGVGEVPQRYIASPNCSTIQMVVALKPLHDAARLRRVIVSTYQAVSGAGSAAMEELETQTHRVLHGMDAGECKVHPRQIAFNVLAGANWRFEEEGYTNEEWKLVRETRKILHAPHLPVTATCVRVPVFIGHAEAIYVEVESPLSAAEVRTILHGAKGVVVVDEPMELSDGSAYRTYPTPLDAAGKDAVYVGRIRSDPFNPHGVWLWVVADNLRKGAALNTVQIAETLVERGLVG
- the rtcA gene encoding RNA 3'-terminal phosphate cyclase, with the protein product MDWVTVDGSYGEGGGQILRSSLALAAVTGKPVRIVNIRAKRKNPGLRPQHLTAVQAAAAICQAQVEGDVIGSTELRFIPTQLRGGAFLMDVSAYQPSAGSGTLVLQTVLPALLFAPAPSSVRIVRCGTHVPFSPSAHYLASVFLPTIRRMGAEVSFQLVKAGWFPAGGGELNARITPLATPLQPLSWTERGALQRIVVVSVLSNLPRSIAVRQANQAVNRLLAMGIPQRLIEVDIGDLPSPSTGTAVLIVVETETGVAGFSALGEKGKPAERVADEAVDAFTAHWRTDAPVDPHLADQLVLFMALADGHSAIRTSTLTLHTATHIWLIEQFLPVRFHLLGARDEPATISVEGVGWLRQN